A segment of the Calonectris borealis chromosome 2, bCalBor7.hap1.2, whole genome shotgun sequence genome:
TAAAGAGTGTTTTTCCAACCATcttaaaaatgtgtgaaaacattttattccatGTACAATAATGTACATAATTTTAAGGTGGTCATGAAAGAGACCAGCAAAAATTAGAGGTATATTTACAGTAGCACACACCACAGTAAACAACCACCATTCACAGACTCAACATTGAGATACTGTTGTTGTGCTTAAGTACAATAACTACAAAGTGATACTTTTATTCTGTTGAAGTCAATCTTAAACAAATACCTCATGGCTTAGTAAAGGACGTCTTAATCACCAAGGGCATTAGAGTCAACATTAAGAGTCTCATTCAAGTGCTGTGCCACACAGTCGTCGTCTTCCTCATCACTATCAGAGCTGTCATTATCTTCATTTAACTCATTTTCAGCATCAGCAGCTTCTTCTGCAACTTGTACAGGATTTTCATTTGGTGCCACAAACCCGTTGTTGTTAGAGATATTGGCGTTTTCCTTGTCCTCAATATACACTTTCTGATGGCACATCGGGCAAGTGTCCTGAATGTACAGCCACTTCCGAAGACAAAGTGCATGAAAGTAATGGTTGCATGGAGTAATGCGAGCAGAGGTGGTGAACTCATGGTAGCAGATTGCACATACATCATCTATTTCATGTAACCGACTTCCTTTTACTTCTGGAAGCgagtttattttcttaacagcagTCCGGCGGTTTATAAAAGTCTTCCAGCCATTCTTTGCTTGCAAGTAGATGTTGAAGTACGCATGTAGACACATCATGCAAGCGCGAATCTTGCTTCCCGATTCAAAAACCATTGTGTAAGCTCCGTTTCCAAACATGATTACTCCAAATATAAACTCAATAATATTGCCAGTTGAACGAACGTAATAGACATAATCATCAAGTTTTTCCCATAGCACATTATAGTAGCCATCAATCATAAACAATATATAAACAGTGATAGAAACTATTACTTTTAGGCAAAGCTCTACACAGAACGCTGTAACTGCAAAAAGCCACGTATTTAGTGCATAGTGGTGCCAGAGGATGTAGCTGAGCAGAACCGGAAGGATGAAAAGGCAAGCGGAAACAAACAGTACAGGGAAGTGTCTGCGAAACGATGACACGTGGGAGGCACTGAGAGACATCAGCACGGGGTCTGTCATTCCATGGATAAAATGCAGGACTGCGGTTAACAAAAGGCACATGTTTCGACTCAGGCGAACTAATCGTTCTTCTGGTTTCAGTCCACTTAGACCAGTCTGCAGAGCCAAGATGAAAAACAAGACGGGCGCTACAAAACCAAGCCTTTTGTCATCCTCATCAGTTGATCCG
Coding sequences within it:
- the RNF139 gene encoding E3 ubiquitin-protein ligase RNF139 isoform X2, with product MAGAREKIIWRFHMIKILTCKGVFVSSVVLVLQQRALFKFYMIASAFLLAATSVLVNYYASLHINFYSAYYTAAFGIQIFPHKGPSLWMALSILQLTFGIGYVTLLNVQSIYSQLIILDILIPVIGLVVELPLNVRQILVFISGLILTLNTTAILVMKIKWFYYSVRYVYLLVRHMYRIYGLQLLMEDTWKRIRFPAVLRVFWLTRLTAQAVVLTYVVKMAETNTEEKFFLISWDNCWELICSLIISGCDSTLTVLGMSAVISSIAHYLGLGILAFIGSTDEDDKRLGFVAPVLFFILALQTGLSGLKPEERLVRLSRNMCLLLTAVLHFIHGMTDPVLMSLSASHVSSFRRHFPVLFVSACLFILPVLLSYILWHHYALNTWLFAVTAFCVELCLKVIVSITVYILFMIDGYYNVLWEKLDDYVYYVRSTGNIIEFIFGVIMFGNGAYTMVFESGSKIRACMMCLHAYFNIYLQAKNGWKTFINRRTAVKKINSLPEVKGSRLHEIDDVCAICYHEFTTSARITPCNHYFHALCLRKWLYIQDTCPMCHQKVYIEDKENANISNNNGFVAPNENPVQVAEEAADAENELNEDNDSSDSDEEDDDCVAQHLNETLNVDSNALGD
- the RNF139 gene encoding E3 ubiquitin-protein ligase RNF139 isoform X1 — translated: MAAPGPPQLPWLRLGPRLRAGLEVALRVPSLFLIDAIFNSSPLPAGSLCAALLGVLLRLLGVFVSSVVLVLQQRALFKFYMIASAFLLAATSVLVNYYASLHINFYSAYYTAAFGIQIFPHKGPSLWMALSILQLTFGIGYVTLLNVQSIYSQLIILDILIPVIGLVVELPLNVRQILVFISGLILTLNTTAILVMKIKWFYYSVRYVYLLVRHMYRIYGLQLLMEDTWKRIRFPAVLRVFWLTRLTAQAVVLTYVVKMAETNTEEKFFLISWDNCWELICSLIISGCDSTLTVLGMSAVISSIAHYLGLGILAFIGSTDEDDKRLGFVAPVLFFILALQTGLSGLKPEERLVRLSRNMCLLLTAVLHFIHGMTDPVLMSLSASHVSSFRRHFPVLFVSACLFILPVLLSYILWHHYALNTWLFAVTAFCVELCLKVIVSITVYILFMIDGYYNVLWEKLDDYVYYVRSTGNIIEFIFGVIMFGNGAYTMVFESGSKIRACMMCLHAYFNIYLQAKNGWKTFINRRTAVKKINSLPEVKGSRLHEIDDVCAICYHEFTTSARITPCNHYFHALCLRKWLYIQDTCPMCHQKVYIEDKENANISNNNGFVAPNENPVQVAEEAADAENELNEDNDSSDSDEEDDDCVAQHLNETLNVDSNALGD